From Thermococcus sp., the proteins below share one genomic window:
- a CDS encoding HsdR family type I site-specific deoxyribonuclease, which yields MTAQTPEYLQCEGPIIERLKNLGWGYRRGVEVLEDEREPLLITRLKRAIMRINGIPESEAERVINILRTTPFGVEGSKRVLEYLKEGVPLRDEETGEPKRVLLIDYENIGNNEFLVANQVGYPFRTKIPDLVLYINGIPVVLIECKRLKRDWKRAYRQIKGYEKEMPELFKYVQFSIAAGDRVVYFPNVPWLEDVPVYEWKGESFDDLDNIMEPLTPSNLLDMLRYFIFYREERGTITKVLPRYMQFRATNKIVERAVGYARGKTERNRGLIWHWQGSGKTLTMIFSAYKIKRLLGNPTIFFIVDRQELEEQLAGELKAVGLSFEVIGSIKHLKEVLTHSDGKRGIFVTLIHKFREEELRDLKKELRMESRRRKTIMNRRDVVVFIDEGHRTQYGELASTMRSILKDASFFAFTGTPIAKKHRDTYAAFGYRDEPYLDRYFILDSIRDGFTVKIAYQPRLEEEVHLRKEDLEAFLNSRLEEIPEEYRERVKERLKRRFNAIRIFLKNPKRIEMISEDVAMHYRNNVKPFKAMVVAVDREACVLYKRALDRLLPPEYSEVVMTFNDDDPDVIKEYYNELIQRYRTKDQGEIREEIVKRFKEKEVPKILIVTDMLLTGFDAPILQTMYLDKPLKEHRLLQAIARTNRPFIKNGENVKPFGLIVDYVGIFRELKKALAIYDEVDIQGVAYDMDEIKRELKERINQALSLFEGLEPRNDRDTIMKALLILFQKDKGGEFQKLYREIRYYYKLLREDKTEFKDVFSWLTEIYYAYNAKVNGLDPEMEQKVDTFLQEALKFIHETVDIGRIKRDFPIVELDEEFLRKIMKEKNKARAFYDLLFAVRHYVNTHRGPLTADLVEQVESIVERWKGRKEELERLYQELLEVAKKIEKRNRERKELGLNELEYALVTVLKKHVRADTQELVRDVKELLRETEPLRFPRWREKAEVVSELSRSIMKFLVRKYKGRYDDLMKTREDVLEVLKRWG from the coding sequence ATGACAGCCCAAACCCCCGAATACCTCCAGTGCGAGGGGCCAATCATTGAGCGCCTCAAAAACCTCGGCTGGGGATACAGGAGGGGAGTTGAAGTCCTCGAAGACGAGAGAGAACCCCTCCTAATCACCCGTCTGAAGAGGGCCATCATGAGGATAAACGGAATACCTGAGAGCGAGGCTGAGAGGGTTATCAACATCCTTAGAACGACGCCCTTTGGTGTTGAAGGCTCTAAGAGGGTCTTAGAGTACTTAAAGGAGGGCGTCCCCCTGAGGGACGAGGAGACTGGTGAACCAAAGCGCGTTCTTCTCATAGACTACGAGAACATCGGGAACAACGAGTTTTTAGTTGCCAACCAGGTGGGCTATCCATTCAGAACCAAAATTCCCGACCTCGTTCTATACATCAACGGCATCCCCGTGGTTCTTATCGAGTGCAAGCGCCTTAAGAGGGACTGGAAAAGGGCTTACAGGCAGATCAAGGGCTACGAGAAGGAGATGCCCGAGCTCTTCAAGTACGTCCAGTTCAGCATAGCTGCTGGAGACAGGGTCGTTTACTTCCCTAACGTTCCGTGGCTTGAGGACGTCCCGGTCTATGAGTGGAAAGGGGAGAGCTTCGACGACCTCGACAACATAATGGAACCCCTCACGCCAAGCAACCTCCTCGACATGCTGAGGTACTTCATATTCTACCGCGAGGAGAGAGGAACTATTACGAAAGTCCTCCCCAGGTACATGCAGTTCAGGGCGACGAACAAAATAGTTGAGCGGGCCGTTGGCTACGCGAGGGGAAAAACCGAGAGGAACAGGGGGCTTATATGGCACTGGCAGGGGAGTGGAAAGACCCTCACAATGATATTCTCCGCCTACAAGATAAAGCGCCTCCTCGGAAACCCCACGATATTCTTCATCGTTGACAGGCAGGAACTTGAGGAACAGCTTGCCGGAGAGCTGAAGGCTGTAGGGCTGAGCTTTGAGGTTATCGGCTCGATTAAGCACCTGAAAGAAGTTCTCACGCATTCCGACGGCAAGAGGGGCATATTCGTAACCCTCATCCATAAGTTCAGGGAGGAGGAGCTTAGGGATCTGAAGAAAGAGCTGAGGATGGAAAGCAGAAGGAGAAAAACGATAATGAACAGACGGGATGTCGTGGTCTTCATAGATGAAGGGCACAGGACCCAATACGGAGAACTCGCCTCAACTATGCGCTCCATCCTAAAGGACGCATCCTTCTTCGCATTCACAGGCACGCCTATAGCCAAGAAGCACAGGGACACCTACGCTGCTTTCGGTTATCGTGACGAGCCCTATCTGGACAGGTACTTCATACTCGACTCAATCCGGGACGGCTTCACGGTTAAAATAGCTTATCAGCCGAGGCTCGAGGAGGAGGTTCACCTGCGGAAGGAAGATCTCGAGGCCTTCCTTAACTCGCGGCTTGAAGAGATACCCGAAGAGTATCGTGAGAGGGTCAAGGAGAGGCTGAAGAGAAGATTCAACGCCATCAGAATCTTCCTGAAGAACCCCAAGAGGATTGAGATGATATCCGAGGACGTAGCGATGCACTACAGGAATAACGTGAAACCCTTCAAGGCCATGGTGGTGGCGGTCGACAGAGAGGCCTGCGTCCTCTATAAGCGGGCGCTGGATAGGCTTCTACCGCCGGAATACAGCGAGGTCGTGATGACCTTCAACGACGATGACCCCGATGTAATCAAAGAATACTACAATGAACTGATCCAGAGGTACAGAACGAAAGACCAGGGAGAGATAAGAGAGGAGATCGTGAAGAGGTTTAAGGAAAAAGAGGTGCCGAAGATACTCATCGTCACTGACATGCTGCTCACGGGCTTCGATGCACCAATACTCCAAACGATGTATCTGGACAAACCGCTAAAGGAACACCGCCTTCTCCAGGCTATAGCAAGGACAAACAGACCCTTCATCAAAAACGGCGAAAATGTCAAGCCTTTCGGCCTGATCGTCGACTACGTCGGGATTTTTAGGGAACTAAAGAAGGCCCTTGCAATATACGATGAAGTTGATATCCAGGGCGTTGCCTACGACATGGACGAGATTAAACGAGAGCTCAAGGAGAGAATAAACCAGGCTTTAAGTCTCTTTGAGGGTCTTGAGCCCAGAAACGATAGAGACACCATTATGAAGGCCCTCCTCATTCTCTTCCAGAAGGACAAAGGAGGGGAGTTCCAGAAACTCTACAGGGAGATACGCTACTACTACAAGCTCCTGAGGGAAGACAAAACAGAGTTTAAAGATGTTTTCTCGTGGCTCACGGAGATCTACTACGCCTACAATGCCAAGGTTAACGGTCTGGATCCGGAGATGGAGCAAAAGGTGGACACCTTCCTCCAAGAGGCCCTCAAATTCATCCACGAGACGGTGGACATTGGGAGGATCAAGAGGGATTTCCCCATAGTTGAACTCGACGAGGAGTTTCTGAGAAAGATCATGAAAGAGAAAAACAAGGCCCGTGCCTTTTATGACCTCCTCTTTGCAGTCAGGCACTACGTAAACACCCACAGGGGACCGTTAACCGCCGATCTGGTTGAGCAAGTTGAAAGCATAGTGGAGCGGTGGAAGGGTAGAAAAGAAGAGCTTGAGAGACTGTATCAGGAACTCCTTGAAGTAGCCAAGAAGATAGAAAAAAGAAATCGGGAAAGAAAGGAGCTCGGACTGAACGAGCTGGAGTACGCTCTAGTTACAGTACTTAAGAAGCACGTTAGGGCAGATACCCAAGAATTGGTAAGAGACGTGAAAGAGCTCCTACGCGAGACAGAGCCTCTCAGGTTCCCGCGCTGGAGGGAGAAGGCTGAGGTTGTCAGCGAGCTTTCAAGGAGCATCATGAAGTTCCTCGTCCGCAAGTATAAGGGAAGATACGACGACTTGATGAAGACGAGAGAAGATGTTCTCGAGGTGCTCAAGCGGTGGGGCTGA